In a single window of the Candidatus Thermoplasmatota archaeon genome:
- the gcvH gene encoding glycine cleavage system protein GcvH translates to MVKVPENLKYTESHEWVRIENKKAIVGITDYAQSKLLDIVYAELPEIGKVIAKKERLGSLESVKAVADFYAPLSGKIIEINEKVQNSPELVNKDPYGEGWLAVLEITKPEELEELLTPEQYKQLQK, encoded by the coding sequence ATGGTAAAAGTGCCTGAAAATCTAAAGTATACAGAAAGCCATGAATGGGTTAGAATTGAAAACAAAAAAGCTATTGTAGGAATAACAGATTACGCACAATCTAAACTCCTAGATATTGTGTATGCAGAGCTCCCTGAAATTGGTAAAGTAATAGCTAAAAAAGAGCGATTAGGCTCTTTGGAGTCTGTAAAAGCAGTTGCTGATTTCTACGCTCCGCTGTCAGGAAAAATTATAGAGATAAACGAAAAGGTCCAAAACTCACCTGAGCTTGTCAATAAAGACCCTTACGGAGAAGGATGGCTTGCAGTTCTAGAAATTACTAAACCTGAAGAGCTAGAAGAGCTTCTAACCCCTGAGCAATATAAACAACTACAAAAATGA